A section of the Ornithinimicrobium sufpigmenti genome encodes:
- the secG gene encoding preprotein translocase subunit SecG, which produces MEYVRWFLDGLLVITSCFLVLLILMHKGKGGGMSDMFGGGMSSSLGGSSIAERNLNRITVGMALVWAGVIVAIGVLVRFS; this is translated from the coding sequence GTGGAGTACGTGCGCTGGTTCCTCGATGGGCTGCTGGTCATCACCAGCTGCTTCCTCGTCCTGCTCATCCTGATGCACAAGGGCAAGGGCGGCGGCATGTCCGACATGTTCGGCGGCGGCATGAGCAGCAGCCTCGGTGGCTCCTCCATCGCCGAACGCAACCTGAACCGGATCACCGTCGGTATGGCCCTCGTCTGGGCCGGTGTCATCGTCGCCATCGGTGTCCTCGTCCGCTTCTCCTGA
- a CDS encoding RNA polymerase-binding protein RbpA, producing the protein MAGANAIRGSRVGSGPMGESERGEAAPRIFVSYWCGNGHETTPSFAQGTEVEIPQVWDCPRCGLPAGRDRDAPPEPPRTEPYKTHLAYVKERRSDQEGESLLEEALRTLRERGVGAGSSE; encoded by the coding sequence ATGGCTGGCGCCAACGCGATCCGGGGAAGCCGGGTCGGTTCTGGGCCCATGGGCGAGAGCGAGCGGGGGGAGGCTGCCCCCAGGATCTTCGTGAGCTACTGGTGTGGCAACGGCCACGAGACGACCCCCAGCTTCGCCCAGGGCACTGAGGTGGAGATCCCCCAGGTGTGGGACTGCCCCCGGTGCGGGCTCCCCGCGGGGCGGGACCGGGACGCGCCACCAGAACCGCCCCGTACCGAGCCGTACAAGACCCACCTGGCCTACGTCAAGGAGCGCCGCAGCGACCAGGAGGGCGAGTCGCTGCTGGAGGAGGCGCTGCGCACCCTGCGGGAGCGCGGGGTGGGCGCAGGGTCCAGCGAGTAG
- the tpiA gene encoding triose-phosphate isomerase, translating to MATTTSKGTPRTGRTPLMAGNWKMNLDHLQATHMVQKLDWTLRDARHDYDQVEVVVLPPFTDLRSVQTLVQGDKLRLGFGGQDLSQHDEGAYTGEISGAFLAKLGCTYVVVGHSERREYHRETDELVAAKVRAALRHGLTPILCVGEPLEVRQAGQHVEHVVTQLRAALDGLEAEQVGQVVVAYEPVWAIGTGEVATPDDAQEVCAAIRSTVGELVGDDVAAGLRVLYGGSVKPGNVAEIMSREDVDGALVGGAALSVDDFAAIVRYQHHHGAG from the coding sequence ATGGCGACCACGACGAGCAAGGGCACCCCGAGGACCGGACGCACGCCGTTGATGGCGGGCAACTGGAAGATGAACCTGGACCACCTCCAGGCCACCCACATGGTGCAGAAGCTGGACTGGACGCTGCGGGACGCGCGGCACGACTACGACCAGGTCGAGGTCGTCGTCCTGCCCCCCTTCACCGACCTGCGCTCGGTGCAGACGCTGGTCCAGGGCGACAAGCTCCGGCTCGGCTTCGGCGGGCAGGACCTCTCCCAGCACGACGAGGGGGCCTACACCGGGGAGATCTCCGGGGCCTTCCTGGCCAAGCTGGGCTGCACCTACGTGGTGGTCGGCCACAGCGAGCGCCGCGAGTACCACCGAGAGACCGACGAGCTGGTCGCCGCCAAGGTGCGCGCCGCCCTGCGGCACGGACTCACGCCGATCCTGTGCGTGGGGGAGCCCCTGGAGGTCCGCCAGGCAGGGCAGCACGTCGAGCATGTCGTGACCCAGCTCCGCGCCGCGCTGGACGGCCTGGAGGCCGAGCAGGTGGGCCAGGTGGTGGTCGCCTACGAGCCCGTGTGGGCGATCGGCACCGGGGAGGTCGCCACCCCCGACGACGCCCAGGAGGTGTGCGCCGCCATCCGCAGCACCGTGGGCGAGCTCGTCGGTGACGATGTCGCCGCCGGGCTGCGGGTGCTCTACGGCGGCTCGGTCAAGCCGGGCAACGTCGCGGAGATCATGTCCCGCGAGGACGTGGACGGGGCCCTGGTCGGGGGCGCCGCCCTGTCCGTGGACGACTTCGCCGCCATCGTGCGCTACCAGCACCACCACGGGGCTGGCTGA
- a CDS encoding phosphoglycerate kinase, with translation MRTLSDLAEQLGGLAGKTILVRSDLNVPLDGTTITDDGRVRASVPTIRHLTDAGARVVVVAHLGRPKGAPEPRYSLAPVADRLRELLGHITPVTFVEETVGERATEAVKAMSDGDVVVLENLRFNPGETAKDDDERGDFARQLAALADGYVSDGFGVVHRAQASVYDVAQELPHAAGMLVHAEVEVMRALREQPRRPYAVILGGAKVSDKLGVIESLITVADRLLVGGGMVFTFLKALGHEVGTSLLEEDQVDTVRGYLETATARGVEIVLPVDIVVAASFSADAEHEVVAADAIPAHMMGLDIGPASEKLFAEKLDDTQTVFWNGPMGAFEMDAFASGTKAVAEALVKRTRAGALTVVGGGDSAAAVRAFGHADDDFGHISTGGGASLEFLEGKELPGLQVLED, from the coding sequence ATGCGCACCCTCTCCGACCTCGCCGAGCAGCTCGGCGGGCTGGCTGGCAAGACGATCCTGGTCCGCTCGGACCTCAACGTGCCGCTCGACGGCACCACCATCACCGACGATGGACGCGTGCGGGCCTCGGTCCCCACGATCCGCCACCTGACCGACGCCGGCGCCCGGGTCGTCGTCGTCGCCCACCTCGGCCGGCCCAAGGGCGCACCGGAGCCCCGCTACTCGCTGGCCCCGGTCGCGGACCGGCTGCGCGAGCTGCTCGGCCACATCACCCCGGTCACCTTCGTGGAGGAGACCGTCGGCGAGCGGGCCACCGAGGCGGTCAAGGCCATGTCGGACGGCGACGTCGTGGTGCTGGAGAACCTCCGGTTCAACCCGGGGGAGACCGCCAAGGACGACGACGAGCGCGGGGACTTCGCCCGGCAGCTCGCCGCCCTGGCCGACGGCTACGTCTCCGACGGCTTCGGGGTCGTGCACCGGGCCCAGGCCTCGGTCTACGACGTGGCCCAGGAGCTGCCGCACGCGGCGGGGATGCTGGTGCACGCCGAGGTCGAGGTGATGCGGGCGCTGCGTGAGCAACCACGCCGCCCCTACGCCGTCATCCTCGGCGGCGCCAAGGTCAGCGACAAGCTGGGGGTCATCGAGTCCCTCATCACCGTGGCGGACCGGCTCCTCGTCGGCGGCGGGATGGTCTTCACCTTCCTCAAGGCCCTCGGCCATGAGGTCGGGACCAGCCTGCTGGAGGAGGACCAGGTCGACACGGTCCGCGGCTATCTGGAGACCGCGACCGCCCGGGGCGTGGAGATCGTGCTCCCGGTCGACATCGTCGTGGCCGCCTCCTTCTCCGCCGACGCGGAGCACGAGGTGGTGGCGGCGGACGCCATCCCCGCGCACATGATGGGTCTGGACATCGGTCCGGCCTCGGAGAAGCTGTTCGCCGAGAAGCTCGACGACACCCAGACCGTCTTCTGGAACGGCCCCATGGGGGCCTTCGAGATGGACGCGTTCGCCTCGGGCACCAAGGCGGTCGCCGAGGCCCTGGTCAAGCGCACCAGGGCCGGCGCGCTCACCGTCGTCGGCGGGGGCGACTCCGCCGCGGCCGTGCGCGCCTTCGGCCACGCCGACGACGACTTCGGGCACATCTCCACCGGTGGTGGGGCCAGCCTGGAGTTCCTCGAGGGCAAGGAGCTGCCCGGCCTACAGGTACTGGAGGACTGA
- the rapZ gene encoding RNase adapter RapZ, translating into MTTPATGTREGLSSPTPPTSTPARHDVVILTGMSGAGRTTAGDVLEDRGWYVVDNLPPAMVPRLMELTADDPHRQKVAVIVDVRSRDFTTELSRALEDLGAAGWQPRIIFVDSSDESLVRRFEAVRRPHPLQGEGLLLDGIRRERRMLGDLRSNADIVVDTSNYNVHQLSAKIDDLLSTNDEVRLRFAVVSFGFKYGIPLDADVVLDLRFLPNPYWIPELRPFTGQDGPVRDFVLGQDNAGDFLDHAEAMLRTAVRGYLAEGRRYLTVAVGCTGGKHRSVATAEELTRRLMDLDEVGVQLTTFHRDLGRE; encoded by the coding sequence GTGACGACACCCGCCACCGGAACGCGCGAGGGCCTGTCCTCGCCCACACCGCCCACCTCGACCCCGGCACGCCACGACGTGGTCATCCTCACCGGCATGTCCGGGGCGGGCCGCACCACCGCCGGCGACGTGCTCGAGGACCGCGGGTGGTATGTCGTCGACAACCTGCCGCCCGCCATGGTGCCCCGGCTGATGGAGCTCACCGCCGACGACCCGCACCGGCAGAAGGTCGCGGTCATCGTCGACGTGCGCTCCCGCGACTTCACCACCGAGCTCAGCCGCGCCCTCGAGGACCTCGGTGCTGCGGGCTGGCAGCCGCGGATCATCTTCGTCGACTCCTCCGACGAGTCGCTGGTGCGGCGCTTCGAGGCGGTCCGGCGGCCGCACCCGCTGCAGGGGGAGGGGCTGCTGCTCGACGGCATCCGGCGCGAGCGTCGGATGCTCGGCGACCTGCGCTCCAACGCCGACATCGTCGTCGACACCAGCAACTACAACGTCCACCAGCTCAGCGCCAAGATCGACGACCTGCTGAGCACGAACGACGAGGTGCGCCTGCGCTTCGCCGTCGTCTCCTTCGGCTTCAAGTACGGCATCCCCCTGGACGCCGACGTGGTCCTCGACCTGCGCTTCCTGCCCAACCCCTACTGGATCCCCGAGCTGCGCCCCTTCACCGGGCAGGACGGCCCGGTCCGAGACTTCGTCCTCGGGCAGGACAACGCCGGTGACTTCCTCGACCACGCCGAGGCGATGCTGCGGACCGCCGTGCGCGGCTACCTGGCGGAGGGCCGGAGGTACCTCACCGTCGCCGTGGGATGCACCGGCGGCAAGCATCGATCGGTCGCGACCGCCGAGGAGCTGACCAGGCGGTTGATGGACCTGGACGAGGTCGGCGTGCAGCTGACCACCTTCCACCGGGACCTGGGGCGCGAGTGA
- the whiA gene encoding DNA-binding protein WhiA — protein MAMTAKVKDELARLPVTKTCCRKAEVSTMLRFAGGLHIVGGRIVIEAELDTAQSARRLRAFMAEVYGSSSEVVVMSPGGLRKHTKYVVRATSDGESLARQTGLIDHRGRPVRGLPPRVVGASVCDAEAAWRGAFLAHGSITEPGRSSALEITCPGPEAALALVGAARRLGIQAKAREVRGVDRVVIRDGDAIGAMLTRLGAHDAVLAWEERRMRREVRATANRLANFDDANLRRSARAAVAAGARVERALEILGEEVPEHLRVAGQLRLEHKQASLEELGQLADPPMTKDAVAGRIRRLLAMADKRAEELGMEGTEANLTPDMFDD, from the coding sequence GTGGCGATGACCGCGAAGGTCAAGGACGAGCTGGCCAGGCTCCCGGTGACCAAGACCTGTTGCCGCAAGGCTGAGGTCTCCACCATGCTGCGGTTCGCCGGCGGCCTGCACATCGTCGGTGGCCGCATCGTCATCGAGGCCGAGCTGGACACCGCCCAGAGCGCGCGCCGCCTGCGCGCCTTCATGGCCGAGGTCTACGGCTCCAGCAGCGAGGTCGTGGTGATGAGCCCCGGCGGCCTGCGCAAGCACACCAAGTATGTGGTGCGGGCCACCTCTGACGGTGAGTCCCTGGCCCGCCAGACCGGGCTGATCGACCACCGCGGTCGTCCCGTCCGCGGTCTGCCCCCGCGGGTCGTCGGCGCCTCCGTGTGCGACGCCGAGGCGGCCTGGCGGGGTGCCTTCCTGGCGCACGGGTCGATCACCGAGCCCGGTCGGTCCTCCGCCCTGGAGATCACCTGCCCCGGGCCCGAGGCCGCCCTGGCCCTGGTCGGGGCCGCGCGACGGCTGGGGATCCAGGCCAAGGCCCGGGAGGTGCGCGGCGTGGACAGGGTGGTCATCCGGGACGGCGACGCGATCGGGGCCATGCTCACCCGGCTCGGTGCACATGACGCGGTGCTGGCCTGGGAGGAGCGGCGGATGCGCCGCGAGGTGCGGGCGACCGCCAACCGGCTGGCCAACTTCGACGACGCGAACCTGCGGCGCTCCGCCCGCGCGGCCGTCGCCGCCGGGGCCCGCGTGGAGCGCGCCCTGGAGATCCTCGGCGAGGAGGTCCCGGAGCACCTGCGCGTGGCCGGCCAGCTGCGCCTGGAGCACAAGCAGGCCTCCCTGGAGGAGCTCGGCCAGCTCGCCGACCCGCCGATGACCAAGGACGCCGTGGCCGGTCGGATCCGGCGGCTGCTCGCGATGGCGGACAAGCGGGCCGAGGAGCTGGGGATGGAGGGGACTGAGGCCAACCTCACCCCCGACATGTTCGACGACTGA
- a CDS encoding ubiquinol-cytochrome c reductase iron-sulfur subunit: MSTPTRSVLPTRRAVLGGGCAAGAAALLSACGGDSGGGSTPTVDADGALRVPLADTPVGGSTYYPQASARVIVTQPSEGRWLAYDATCTHEGCMTSSTDDDGNLVCPCHGSVFDPASGAPVSGPAQEPLVALTVEVDGEDLLIRG; this comes from the coding sequence GTGAGCACCCCCACCAGGTCCGTGCTGCCGACCCGTCGTGCCGTCCTCGGCGGCGGGTGCGCGGCCGGCGCCGCAGCCCTGCTCTCCGCCTGCGGCGGTGACAGCGGTGGCGGGTCCACGCCGACCGTGGACGCGGACGGTGCGCTGCGGGTGCCGCTGGCCGACACCCCGGTGGGCGGCTCGACCTACTACCCGCAGGCCTCGGCACGGGTCATCGTCACCCAGCCCAGCGAGGGCCGGTGGCTCGCCTACGACGCCACCTGCACCCATGAGGGCTGCATGACCTCCAGCACCGACGACGACGGCAACCTGGTCTGCCCGTGCCACGGCAGCGTCTTCGACCCGGCCAGCGGCGCCCCGGTCTCCGGCCCGGCGCAGGAGCCGTTGGTCGCCCTGACCGTCGAGGTGGACGGGGAGGACCTGCTGATCCGTGGCTAG
- a CDS encoding gluconeogenesis factor YvcK family protein, producing MSAPRVVALGGGHGLSASLQALRHITEAITAVVTVADDGGSSGRLRQDFDILPPGDLRMALAALCEDTVWGHQWSGVLQHRFGGDGHLAGHALGNLLIVALWDLLPGQEVRGLDMVGRLLNTRGRVLPMSQVPLDIEATVTMDGLAAPGGEGAGGTITVRGQSQVAKHPGQVTSVRLLPESPPACPEAVESIKLADVVVLGPGSWFTSVMPHLLVPDLLQALRDTPAQRVLTLNVSLTDDEDSGYTVADHVNAVAAHAPGLSFDHVIADPGVVRSEAEHQALAEAVERVGGELVLTAVAKLGRPGLHDTLRLAAAYRDVMSGVVS from the coding sequence GTGAGCGCGCCGCGGGTGGTCGCCCTCGGTGGCGGCCACGGGTTGTCGGCCTCGCTGCAGGCGCTGCGGCACATCACCGAGGCGATCACCGCCGTGGTCACCGTCGCCGACGACGGCGGCTCCAGCGGGCGGCTGCGTCAGGACTTCGACATCCTGCCGCCGGGCGACCTGCGGATGGCACTCGCCGCGCTCTGCGAGGACACCGTCTGGGGACACCAGTGGTCGGGCGTGCTGCAGCACCGGTTCGGCGGCGACGGCCACCTGGCGGGCCACGCCCTGGGCAACCTGCTGATCGTCGCCCTGTGGGACCTGCTGCCCGGGCAGGAGGTGCGGGGCCTGGACATGGTCGGTCGGCTGCTCAACACCCGCGGCCGGGTGCTGCCGATGTCACAGGTGCCGCTGGACATCGAGGCCACCGTGACGATGGACGGCCTCGCCGCGCCGGGCGGGGAGGGTGCCGGCGGCACGATCACCGTCCGTGGGCAGTCCCAGGTCGCCAAGCACCCGGGCCAGGTCACCTCGGTGCGCCTGCTGCCTGAGTCGCCGCCCGCGTGCCCCGAGGCGGTGGAGTCGATCAAGCTGGCGGACGTCGTCGTGCTGGGGCCGGGCTCGTGGTTCACCTCGGTCATGCCGCACCTGCTCGTGCCCGACCTGCTGCAGGCGCTGCGGGACACCCCGGCCCAGCGCGTGCTCACCCTGAACGTGAGCCTCACCGACGACGAGGACTCCGGCTACACCGTCGCCGACCACGTGAACGCCGTCGCCGCGCACGCGCCCGGGCTGAGCTTCGACCACGTCATCGCCGACCCTGGCGTCGTCCGGTCCGAGGCCGAGCACCAGGCCCTCGCCGAGGCGGTCGAGCGGGTGGGGGGCGAGCTGGTGCTGACCGCGGTCGCCAAGCTGGGCCGCCCCGGCCTGCACGACACCCTGCGGCTCGCCGCGGCATACCGCGACGTGATGAGCGGGGTGGTCTCGTGA
- the gap gene encoding type I glyceraldehyde-3-phosphate dehydrogenase, with protein sequence MTVRVGINGFGRIGRNFTRAVLGSDADIEIVAVNDLTDNATLAHLLKYDSILGRLEGEVSSTEEEISVDGKAIKAFAEKDPSALPWGDLGVDVVVESTGIFTDATAAQKHIDAGAKKVIISAPAKNEDITLVMGVNEGDYDPASHHIVSNASCTTNCLAPMAKVLHEEFEIVKGLMTTIHAYTADQNLQDGPHKDLRRARAAALNIVPTKTGAAQAVSLVLPELKGKFDGYALRVPVPTGSATDLTFEAGREVTVEEVNAAVKKAADGPLKGILKYTEDPIVSKDIETDPHSCIFDAGLTKVIGNQVKVVGWYDNEWGYSCRLVDLVALVGAKL encoded by the coding sequence ATGACCGTTCGTGTTGGCATCAACGGCTTCGGGCGCATCGGCCGCAACTTCACGCGCGCCGTGCTGGGCTCCGACGCCGACATCGAGATCGTGGCGGTGAACGACCTCACCGACAACGCCACGCTCGCGCACCTGCTGAAGTACGACTCGATCCTGGGCCGGCTGGAGGGCGAGGTGAGCTCCACCGAGGAGGAGATCTCCGTCGACGGCAAGGCCATCAAGGCCTTCGCCGAGAAGGACCCGAGCGCGCTGCCCTGGGGGGACCTGGGCGTCGACGTGGTCGTGGAGTCCACCGGCATCTTCACCGACGCGACCGCGGCCCAGAAGCACATCGACGCGGGGGCCAAGAAGGTCATCATCTCCGCGCCCGCCAAGAACGAGGACATCACCCTGGTGATGGGCGTCAACGAGGGTGACTACGACCCCGCCTCGCACCACATCGTCTCCAACGCCTCCTGCACCACCAACTGCCTGGCCCCGATGGCCAAGGTGCTGCACGAGGAGTTCGAGATCGTCAAGGGTCTGATGACCACGATCCACGCCTACACCGCCGACCAGAACCTGCAGGACGGGCCGCACAAGGACCTGCGTCGCGCCCGGGCCGCCGCCCTCAACATCGTGCCGACCAAGACGGGCGCCGCGCAGGCGGTGTCGCTGGTGCTGCCCGAGCTGAAGGGCAAGTTCGACGGCTACGCCCTCCGCGTCCCCGTCCCGACCGGCTCGGCCACCGACCTGACCTTCGAGGCGGGCCGCGAGGTGACCGTCGAGGAGGTCAACGCCGCCGTGAAGAAGGCGGCCGACGGCCCGCTGAAGGGGATCCTGAAGTACACCGAGGACCCGATCGTGTCCAAGGACATCGAGACCGACCCCCACTCGTGCATCTTCGACGCCGGCCTGACCAAGGTCATCGGCAACCAGGTCAAGGTCGTCGGCTGGTACGACAACGAGTGGGGCTACTCCTGCCGCCTGGTCGACCTCGTCGCCCTGGTCGGCGCCAAGCTCTGA
- a CDS encoding glucose-6-phosphate dehydrogenase assembly protein OpcA, producing the protein MIVDLPDASTRDVAQRLVQLRQEVGAMAMGRVLTLLVSVDEDGLDRAVSAANEATRQHPARILVVVPVNTPVDQRDDEPSDEHVEQGSPDRLDAEIRVGGDAGASEVVVLRLHGELTRHGSAVVIPLLLPDSPVVAWWPGDSEEDVAGTPLGSMALRRVTDADRCTDPAAQLRRRARYYRPGDTDLAWTRLTRWRALLASSLDGRPYEPVTSVEVLGEPGRPSGDLLAGWLAESLRCPVTQLGTPEGSGLVGVRLVRGSGPIELIRSEDGSDTATLTRPGTPPRLVALHTPSLPEALAEELRRLDPDEVYARALCEGLPLVT; encoded by the coding sequence GTGATCGTCGACCTGCCCGACGCCTCGACCCGGGACGTCGCCCAGCGCCTGGTCCAGCTCCGACAGGAGGTCGGGGCGATGGCGATGGGCCGGGTGCTCACCCTGCTGGTCTCGGTCGACGAGGACGGCCTGGACCGCGCCGTCAGCGCCGCCAACGAGGCCACCCGCCAGCACCCGGCGCGCATCCTGGTGGTGGTACCGGTGAACACGCCCGTCGATCAGCGCGATGACGAGCCGAGTGACGAGCACGTCGAGCAGGGATCTCCGGACCGGCTGGACGCGGAGATCCGCGTCGGCGGGGACGCGGGCGCCTCCGAGGTCGTGGTGCTCCGGCTGCACGGGGAGCTGACCCGGCACGGCAGCGCCGTCGTCATCCCACTCCTGCTGCCTGACTCCCCCGTCGTGGCCTGGTGGCCCGGTGACAGCGAGGAGGACGTGGCCGGCACGCCGCTGGGCAGCATGGCGCTGCGCCGGGTGACCGATGCCGACCGGTGCACCGACCCGGCCGCGCAGCTGCGGCGCCGGGCGCGGTACTACCGACCCGGCGACACCGACCTGGCGTGGACCCGCCTCACCCGGTGGCGGGCGCTGCTGGCCTCCTCCCTGGACGGAAGGCCCTACGAACCGGTCACCTCGGTCGAGGTGCTCGGCGAGCCGGGGCGACCCAGCGGTGACCTGCTCGCCGGGTGGCTGGCCGAGTCGCTGCGGTGCCCCGTCACGCAGCTCGGCACGCCGGAGGGCAGTGGCCTGGTCGGGGTACGTCTGGTGCGCGGCTCCGGCCCGATCGAGCTGATCCGCAGCGAGGACGGCTCGGACACCGCCACCCTCACCAGGCCGGGGACCCCGCCCCGCCTGGTGGCACTGCATACCCCGTCGTTGCCCGAGGCGCTGGCCGAGGAGCTGCGCCGCCTGGACCCCGACGAGGTCTACGCCCGCGCCCTGTGCGAGGGGCTGCCCCTCGTCACCTGA
- the uvrC gene encoding excinuclease ABC subunit UvrC, which translates to MASPASYRPRTGEIPTEPGVYRFRDQHDRVIYVGKASNLRSRLSSYFQDLSALHPRTRQMVTTGARVEWTVVRNEVEALQLEYSWIKEFDPRFNVKYRDDKSYPYLAVTMGEEYPRAQVMRGKKRPGTRYFGPYTHAWAIRETLDTLLRVFPLRTCSAGVFRRAEQVGRPCLLGYIDKCSAPCVGRVSAEEHREIAEDFCAFMAGDTARFVRRLEAQMRQAAAELDFETAARLRDDVGALTRALERSAVVLPDSTDADVFALADDELEVAVQVFHVRGGRVRGQRGWVSEKGAEDMGSIVEHLLQQVYGPERGEDVPREVLVPVLPEGHEELEIWLSELRGSRVRVRVPQRGDKKTLMQTVGRNAEQALARHKVTRSGDLTLRSQALQELQETLELDDAPLRIESFDISHVQGSDVVGSMVVFEDGLARKSEYRRFIVRQGTGDDTAAMHEVLTRRFRHLVQAPAPAEDDGRPAKFAYPPNLVVVDGGLPQVRAAQQALSDLGITDVAVVGLAKRLEEVWLPDQEYPVVLPRSSEALYLLQRVRDEAHRFANAFHRQRRSRSMTVSALDGIPGLGPARQKALLRHFGSVKALRAADLDELQEVPGVGPALAQTVLARLRDEQPGPAVNLSTGEVLD; encoded by the coding sequence GTGGCTAGCCCCGCGTCCTACCGTCCCCGCACCGGTGAGATCCCCACCGAGCCCGGGGTCTACCGCTTCCGCGACCAGCACGACCGGGTCATCTACGTCGGCAAGGCGAGCAACCTGCGCTCCCGGCTGTCCTCCTACTTCCAGGACCTGTCGGCCCTGCACCCGCGGACCCGGCAGATGGTCACCACCGGGGCCCGGGTCGAATGGACCGTCGTCCGCAACGAGGTCGAGGCGCTGCAGCTGGAGTACTCCTGGATCAAGGAGTTCGACCCCCGGTTCAACGTCAAGTACCGCGACGACAAGTCCTACCCCTACCTCGCCGTCACGATGGGGGAGGAGTATCCCCGGGCCCAGGTGATGCGCGGCAAGAAGCGCCCCGGCACCCGCTACTTCGGCCCCTACACCCACGCATGGGCCATCCGGGAGACCCTGGACACCCTGCTGCGGGTCTTCCCGCTGCGGACCTGCTCGGCCGGTGTCTTCCGCCGGGCTGAGCAGGTGGGACGACCGTGCCTGCTCGGCTACATCGACAAGTGCTCGGCCCCCTGCGTGGGCCGGGTCAGTGCCGAGGAGCACCGGGAGATCGCCGAGGACTTCTGCGCCTTCATGGCTGGCGACACCGCTCGCTTCGTGCGGCGGCTGGAGGCCCAGATGCGGCAGGCGGCGGCCGAGCTCGACTTCGAGACCGCCGCCCGGCTGCGCGACGACGTGGGTGCCCTGACCCGGGCGCTGGAACGCTCGGCGGTCGTCCTGCCCGACAGCACCGACGCCGACGTCTTCGCCCTGGCCGACGACGAGCTGGAGGTCGCGGTGCAGGTCTTCCACGTCCGCGGCGGGCGGGTCAGGGGCCAGCGCGGCTGGGTCAGCGAGAAGGGCGCCGAGGACATGGGCTCGATCGTCGAACACCTGCTTCAGCAGGTCTACGGCCCCGAGCGCGGCGAGGACGTGCCCCGCGAGGTGCTGGTCCCGGTGCTGCCCGAGGGTCACGAGGAGCTCGAGATCTGGCTGTCCGAGCTGCGCGGGTCCCGGGTGCGGGTACGGGTGCCCCAGCGCGGTGACAAGAAGACCCTCATGCAGACGGTCGGGCGCAACGCGGAGCAGGCGCTGGCACGGCACAAGGTCACCCGCTCGGGCGACCTGACCCTGCGCTCCCAGGCCCTGCAGGAGCTCCAGGAGACCCTGGAGCTGGACGACGCCCCGCTGCGCATCGAGTCCTTCGACATCAGCCACGTGCAGGGCAGCGACGTCGTCGGCTCGATGGTCGTCTTCGAGGACGGCCTGGCGCGCAAGAGCGAGTACCGGCGGTTCATCGTCCGGCAGGGCACCGGTGACGACACGGCCGCGATGCACGAGGTCCTCACCCGCCGCTTCCGCCACCTGGTCCAGGCGCCCGCGCCCGCCGAGGACGACGGGCGGCCGGCGAAGTTCGCCTACCCGCCCAACCTGGTCGTCGTCGACGGCGGCCTGCCGCAGGTGCGCGCCGCGCAGCAGGCGCTGTCCGACCTGGGGATCACCGACGTGGCCGTCGTCGGCCTGGCCAAGCGGCTGGAGGAGGTGTGGCTGCCCGACCAGGAGTACCCCGTCGTCCTGCCCCGCTCCAGCGAGGCGCTCTACCTGCTCCAGCGGGTCCGTGACGAGGCGCACCGGTTCGCCAACGCCTTCCACCGCCAGCGCCGCTCGCGCAGCATGACGGTCAGCGCCCTGGACGGCATACCGGGCCTCGGCCCGGCCCGGCAGAAGGCGCTGCTGCGCCACTTCGGCTCGGTCAAGGCGCTGCGGGCGGCCGACCTGGACGAGCTGCAGGAGGTGCCCGGGGTCGGCCCGGCGCTCGCGCAGACCGTGCTGGCCAGGCTGCGCGACGAGCAACCCGGTCCGGCGGTTAACCTGAGCACGGGCGAGGTGCTCGACTGA